In Streptomyces alboniger, the following are encoded in one genomic region:
- a CDS encoding DUF881 domain-containing protein → MCGMPQQPPVRSTPSRPRRPDASMSLLTTVMDHSLDEGYAEAAARKKARGNSGVPRPLRAKLGLAAGLVLAALVVTVGAAQARVAAPVLAKEREELIDRVEEATTGADKLEDDVDELRDDVGERQRAALKKHGGSQGELVGLLSGATEVTGPGVKLVVDDKKEADQGGGGPRESAGFSDTGRVRDRDMQRVVNGLWQSGAEAISINDQRLTALSAIRAAGDAILVDNRPLVPPYTVLAVGAGKRLSTRFQNSPDGQYLHALQENFGIRTSISVSDELQLPAAPSVTVRTAEPKAGKGTS, encoded by the coding sequence ATGTGCGGCATGCCGCAGCAGCCCCCCGTTCGGAGCACCCCCTCCCGCCCCAGGCGTCCGGACGCGTCCATGTCGCTGCTCACCACCGTCATGGACCACAGCCTGGACGAGGGATACGCGGAGGCGGCGGCCAGAAAGAAGGCCCGGGGGAACAGTGGCGTCCCTCGCCCGCTCAGGGCCAAACTCGGGCTCGCCGCAGGGCTCGTCCTCGCCGCCCTTGTGGTGACCGTGGGAGCCGCGCAGGCGCGGGTGGCGGCGCCGGTGCTCGCCAAGGAGCGCGAGGAACTCATCGACCGCGTCGAGGAGGCCACGACCGGAGCCGACAAGCTCGAGGACGACGTGGACGAACTACGCGACGACGTGGGCGAGCGGCAGCGGGCCGCGCTGAAGAAGCACGGCGGCAGCCAGGGCGAACTCGTCGGCCTCCTGTCCGGTGCCACGGAAGTCACCGGGCCCGGCGTGAAGCTCGTGGTGGACGACAAGAAGGAAGCCGACCAGGGCGGTGGCGGCCCGCGCGAGAGCGCCGGCTTCTCCGACACCGGGCGGGTGCGCGACCGAGACATGCAGCGCGTCGTCAACGGCCTGTGGCAGTCCGGCGCAGAGGCGATCTCCATCAACGACCAGCGGCTCACCGCCCTGTCGGCGATCAGGGCCGCGGGTGACGCGATACTGGTCGACAACAGGCCGCTGGTGCCGCCGTATACGGTGCTGGCGGTAGGGGCGGGGAAACGCCTGAGCACCCGGTTCCAGAACAGCCCCGACGGTCAGTACCTGCACGCTCTGCAGGAGAACTTCGGCATCCGGACCAGCATCTCCGTGTCGGACGAGCTCCAGCTGCCCGCAGCGCCCAGTGTGACCGTACGTACAGCAGAGCCGAAGGCAGGAAAGGGCACATCGTGA